A stretch of Homo sapiens chromosome 12, GRCh38.p14 Primary Assembly DNA encodes these proteins:
- the PUS7L gene encoding pseudouridylate synthase PUS7L isoform X5, with product MPSTEPRHCYRRMEEDTDYRIRFSSLCFFNDHVGFHGTIKSSPSDFIVIEIDEQGQLVNKTIDEPIFKISEIQLEPNNFPKKPKLDLQNLSLEDGRNQEVHTLIKYTDGDQNHQSGSEKEDTIVDGTSKCEEKADVLSSFLDEKTHELLNNFACDVREKWLSKTELIGLPPEFSIGRILDKNQRASLHSAIRQKFPFLVTVGKNSEIVVKPNLEYKELCHLVSEEEAFDFFKYLDAKKENSKFTFKPDTNKDHRKAVHHFVNKKFGNLVETKSFSKMNCSAGNPNVVVTVRFREKAHKRGKRPLSECQEGKVIYTAFTLRKENLEMFEAIGFLAIKLGVIPSDFSYAGLKDKKAITYQAMVVRKVTPERLKNIEKEIEKKRMNVFNIRSVDDSLRLGQLKGNHFDIVIRNLKKQINDSANLRERIMEAIENVKKKGFVNYYGPQRFGKGRKVHTDQIGLALLKNEMRMLKAHFH from the exons ATGCCTTCCACTGAACCGAG gcACTGTTATAGAAGAATGGAAGAAGATACAGATTATAGAATCAGGTTTagttctttgtgtttctttaatgATCACGTTGGATTTCATGGCACTATAAAAAGCTCACCAAGTGACTTTATTGTTATTGAAATTGATGAACAGGGACAGTTAGTTAATAAGACCATCGATGAGCCTATTTTCAAGATTAGTGAAATACAACTTGAGCCAAATAATTTtcccaaaaaaccaaaactagATCTTCAAAATCTGTCCTTAGAAGATGGAAGAAACCAAGAAGTTCATACTTTGATTAAGTACACTGATGGTGACCAAAATCATCAGTCTGGTTCAGAAAAGGAAGATACTATCGTTGATGGAACTTCCAAATGTGAAGAAAAAGCTGATGTTTTAAGCTCCTTTTTGGATGAAAAAACTCATGAGTTACTGAATAATTTTGCCTGTGATGTAAGAGAGAAGTGGCTTTCTAAAACAGAGCTAATTGGACTACCTCCTGAATTCTCAATAGGCAGAATCCTTGACAAAAACCAGAGGGCTAGTTTACACAGTGCCATTAGGcagaaatttccatttttagtaaCTGTAGGAAAAAACAGTGAAATTGTTGTAAAACCAAATCTTGAATATAAAGAACTTTGTCATTTGGTATCTGAAGAGGAAGCATTtgacttttttaaatatttggatgcaaagaaagaaaattccaaattTACCTTTAAACCTGATACAAACAAAGACCACAGAAAAGCTGTCCACCATTTTGTCAACAAAAAGTTTGGAAACCTTGTGGAAACCAaatctttttctaaaatgaattgcAGTGCTGGTAATCCGAATGTGGTGGTAACAGTAAGATTTCGGGAAAAAGCACACAAACGTGGGAAAAGGCCTCTTTCTGAATGCCAAGAAGGAAAAGTTATATATACAG cttTTACCCTACGAAAGGAAAACCTGGAAATGTTTGAAGCGATTGGTTTTTTAGCTATCAAACTTGGTGTTATTCCTTCGGATTTTAGTTATGCAGGCCTTAAAGACAAGAAAGCCATCACCTATCAAGCAATGGTTGTTAGAAAAGTGACTCCAGAGAG gttgaaaaatattgaaaaagaaattgaaaagaaaagaatgaatgtcTTTAATATTCGGTCTGTAGATGATTCCCTGAGACTTGGTCAGCTCAAAGGAAATCACTTTGATATTGtcattagaaatttaaaaaaacaaataaatgattctGCAAACCTGAGGGAGAGAATTATGGAAGCAATAGAAAATGTTAAG AAAAAAGGCTTTGTGAATTACTATGGACCACAGAGAtttgggaagggaaggaaagttCACACAGACCAAATTGGACTAGCTTTGCTGAAGAATGAAATG AGGATGCTAAAGGCACACTTTCATTGA
- the PUS7L gene encoding pseudouridylate synthase PUS7L isoform X6, whose amino-acid sequence MPSTEPRHCYRRMEEDTDYRIRFSSLCFFNDHVGFHGTIKSSPSDFIVIEIDEQGQLVNKTIDEPIFKISEIQLEPNNFPKKPKLDLQNLSLEDGRNQEVHTLIKYTDGDQNHQSGSEKEDTIVDGTSKCEEKADVLSSFLDEKTHELLNNFACDVREKWLSKTELIGLPPEFSIGRILDKNQRASLHSAIRQKFPFLVTVGKNSEIVVKPNLEYKELCHLVSEEEAFDFFKYLDAKKENSKFTFKPDTNKDHRKAVHHFVNKKFGNLVETKSFSKMNCSAGNPNVVVTVRFREKAHKRGKRPLSECQEGKVIYTAFTLRKENLEMFEAIGFLAIKLGVIPSDFSYAGLKDKKAITYQAMVVRKVTPERLKNIEKEIEKKRMNVFNIRSVDDSLRLGQLKGNHFDIVIRNLKKQINDSANLRERIMEAIENVKKKGFVNYYGPQRFGKGRKVHTDQIGLALLKNEMF is encoded by the exons ATGCCTTCCACTGAACCGAG gcACTGTTATAGAAGAATGGAAGAAGATACAGATTATAGAATCAGGTTTagttctttgtgtttctttaatgATCACGTTGGATTTCATGGCACTATAAAAAGCTCACCAAGTGACTTTATTGTTATTGAAATTGATGAACAGGGACAGTTAGTTAATAAGACCATCGATGAGCCTATTTTCAAGATTAGTGAAATACAACTTGAGCCAAATAATTTtcccaaaaaaccaaaactagATCTTCAAAATCTGTCCTTAGAAGATGGAAGAAACCAAGAAGTTCATACTTTGATTAAGTACACTGATGGTGACCAAAATCATCAGTCTGGTTCAGAAAAGGAAGATACTATCGTTGATGGAACTTCCAAATGTGAAGAAAAAGCTGATGTTTTAAGCTCCTTTTTGGATGAAAAAACTCATGAGTTACTGAATAATTTTGCCTGTGATGTAAGAGAGAAGTGGCTTTCTAAAACAGAGCTAATTGGACTACCTCCTGAATTCTCAATAGGCAGAATCCTTGACAAAAACCAGAGGGCTAGTTTACACAGTGCCATTAGGcagaaatttccatttttagtaaCTGTAGGAAAAAACAGTGAAATTGTTGTAAAACCAAATCTTGAATATAAAGAACTTTGTCATTTGGTATCTGAAGAGGAAGCATTtgacttttttaaatatttggatgcaaagaaagaaaattccaaattTACCTTTAAACCTGATACAAACAAAGACCACAGAAAAGCTGTCCACCATTTTGTCAACAAAAAGTTTGGAAACCTTGTGGAAACCAaatctttttctaaaatgaattgcAGTGCTGGTAATCCGAATGTGGTGGTAACAGTAAGATTTCGGGAAAAAGCACACAAACGTGGGAAAAGGCCTCTTTCTGAATGCCAAGAAGGAAAAGTTATATATACAG cttTTACCCTACGAAAGGAAAACCTGGAAATGTTTGAAGCGATTGGTTTTTTAGCTATCAAACTTGGTGTTATTCCTTCGGATTTTAGTTATGCAGGCCTTAAAGACAAGAAAGCCATCACCTATCAAGCAATGGTTGTTAGAAAAGTGACTCCAGAGAG gttgaaaaatattgaaaaagaaattgaaaagaaaagaatgaatgtcTTTAATATTCGGTCTGTAGATGATTCCCTGAGACTTGGTCAGCTCAAAGGAAATCACTTTGATATTGtcattagaaatttaaaaaaacaaataaatgattctGCAAACCTGAGGGAGAGAATTATGGAAGCAATAGAAAATGTTAAG AAAAAAGGCTTTGTGAATTACTATGGACCACAGAGAtttgggaagggaaggaaagttCACACAGACCAAATTGGACTAGCTTTGCTGAAGAATGAAATG TTTTAA